One genomic window of Candidatus Binatia bacterium includes the following:
- the rfbC gene encoding dTDP-4-dehydrorhamnose 3,5-epimerase — translation IQTYSHRGVVRGLHFQWDPPMGKLVRCIHGSIIDVVVDVRQGSPTLGDHLAVELTGRNHKVIWVPPGFAHGTVALENDSIVLYECSSEHGPGREGGILWNDPALGIAWPQIAAIISEKDRQAPTLAQWLADARSKNFRYE, via the coding sequence ATCCAGACCTATTCGCATCGCGGCGTGGTGCGCGGCCTGCACTTCCAGTGGGATCCGCCGATGGGAAAGCTGGTGCGCTGCATCCACGGGTCCATCATCGATGTCGTCGTCGACGTGCGCCAGGGTTCGCCAACCTTGGGTGATCACCTGGCGGTTGAGCTGACCGGGCGCAACCACAAGGTCATCTGGGTCCCACCGGGTTTCGCCCATGGCACCGTCGCACTGGAGAATGACTCGATCGTCCTTTACGAATGCAGCAGCGAACACGGGCCGGGACGCGAGGGCGGTATCCTGTGGAACGATCCGGCGCTCGGCATCGCCTGGCCACAGATTGCGGCGATCATTTCCGAGAAAGACCGTCAGGCGCCGACCCTGGCGCAGTGGCTGGCGGATGCACGCTCGAAGA